Proteins from one Mytilus galloprovincialis chromosome 11, xbMytGall1.hap1.1, whole genome shotgun sequence genomic window:
- the LOC143052968 gene encoding cathepsin L-like peptidase: protein MKLLVLVLCVGVALSKPLNQELDQEWELYKNTYNKNYDVHEHILRRLIWEDNVAHIQQHNLAADRGEHTYWLGTNEYADMATDEFISIMNGYKMSVNRTAGSTFLAPSNIGDLPDTVDWREKGYVTPIKNQGQCGSCWSFSATGSLEGQNFKKTGKLTSLSEQNLMDCSTAEGDHGCKGGLMDNAFRYIEKNKGIDTEMSYPYEAKNGMCRFKRSDVGATDTGFTDVRRGSEEELQQAVATVGPISVAIDAGHKSFQLYKTGVYSEPMCSSTRLDHGVLAVGYGTNMGQDYWLVKNSWGTKWGMEGYVMMSRNKKNQCGVATQASYPHV, encoded by the exons aTGAAACTGTTAGTACTTGTTCTGTGTGTTGGGGTGGCCCTCTCAAAACCTCTGAACCAAGAACTTGATCAAGAATGGGAACTTTACAAGAACACTTACAATAAGAACTATGACGTACATGAACACATTCTAAG ACGTTTGATTTGGGAAGATAACGTTGCTCACATTCAGCAGCACAACCTAGCGGCAGACAGGGGAGAACATACCTACTGGCTGGGAACCAATGAATACGCTGATATG gCCACTGACGAGTTTATCAGTATAATGAACGGTTATAAGATGTCAGTAAACCGTACAGCTGGTTCTACATTCCTTGCACCCAGTAATATTGGAGATCTACCCGATACTGTGGACTGGAGGGAGAAGGGATATGTTACACCTATCAAAAATCAG GGACAATGCGGCTCCTGTTGGTCATTCTCTGCCACTGGATCCCTAGAGGGACAGAACTTTAAAAAGACTGGTAAACTGACCTCTCTGTCCGAACAGAATCTAATGGACTGCTCAACTGCTGAAg GTGACCACGGGTGTAAAGGAGGGTTAATGGACAACGCCTTTAGATATATAGAGAAAAACAAAGGAATTGATACTGAGATGTCTTATCCATATGAAGCTAAG AATGGTATGTGTAGATTTAAGAGATCTGACGTTGGTGCTACCGACACCGGTTTTACCGACGTACGCCGGGGTAGTGAAGAGGAATTACAACAGGCAGTCGCCACTGTAGGACCAATCTCTGTAGCTATTGATGCCGGACATAAATCTTTCCAATTATACAAAAcag gaGTATACAGCGAGCCGATGTGCAGTTCAACCAGACTTGACCATGGTGTGTTAGCTGTAGGTTATGGAACTAATATGGGTCAAGATTATTGGCTGGTCAAGAATAG ttgGGGAACCAAGTGGGGTATGGAAGGCTATGTaatgatgtccaggaacaaaaaGAATCAATGTGGAGTTGCAACACAGGCCAGTTATCCACACGTGTAG